Genomic DNA from Candidozyma auris chromosome 1, complete sequence:
GAGTGATGAGATCAAGCCTGAAAGTAAATCAAAGGACGAGACCACTGCCATGGTGaatgagcaaaagaagagatcgaAGAAGTTAAAGAAACTTACGCCTGAGCAGCTTgccaaagagcaaaagaaaatcaagaagactGGCGTTTGTTATCTATCTAGCATTCCTCCCTACATGAAGCCAGTGAAGCTAAGATCGATATTGTCTAAGTTCGGCAAGCTAGATagaatcttcttgaagcccGAGGACGAAGCGTCatacaagaagagagtcaAATATGGAGGTAataagaaaagaaagtatACAGAAGGCTGGGTCGAATTTGTGAACAAAAAGGACGCCAAGCTCTGTGCTCAAACCATGAACGGTAATATTATTGGCGGCAAGAAATCATCATACTACCATGACGACATCATGAACATCAAATACTTATCAGGGTTCAAGTGGTTCGATTTGACCCAACAGATTGCCAAGGAGAACGAAATCAGACAAGCGAAGTTGTCAATGGAGATCTCGCAGCAGCAGAAACTTAATAAGACATTTGTCAACAATGTTGAGCGGTCTAAGCGTGAACAACGAAAGAGGAAAGCTGAGGGAGATGACGGCCAGGAAGAGAAATTCAGAAGAACTTTCGACCAACGTGACATCACGAGTATGAGACATGACGCCAAACCACAATTTAAGAAGGCTAGTAATAGTGAGAACTTAGACAGTGTTCTTTCTAAGGTTTTCTAATAGTACAATATAATACATGCATCTAGATATTAGCGAAAGTAGTGCTTGATAAACTCGACTCGTTTAGCTAGCTCAGCCTTATTCTGACAACCGAGCTCTCTCACCACCAAATTACTGCTTATGATGGCATCATTGGGAACACTCAGATCCACTAGGCGTATAAGTTTATCCCACTTCTCAGCAGGCCATGTTTTGTATCTCACTTGTTGTTTTGATTTCAGTCTGAGAGACTTTTGAACCACCCGCTTCCTGTTCGCCTTCCCTAGATTCCTAGATCGTGAAGGACTTCCCTTTCTTTGCCGTTCTAAGTCCTCAGAATTATCCTTCTCCCCAACGAAATTGGTACGCTTTTCGTCGTTGAAAACTTCATCCATAGCTCTCACATTACTTTTAATCCACTCGCCCCTCAGAATATGTGATATACTTTCAGAATCCTGTCCATCCGAGAGAATCTTGTTCGAAGTGTCTCTCTCATCCGCTTTTTGTCTTCTCCGGCTCGGTAGTAGCTCATTTAGATCGTTCAAAGCCATGTCATCATCGGAGAAGTCCATCTCCGGATTCGAGTCTAAATGCTCCTCGTAGTCGTCGAACTCGTTCTCCGATTCCGACTCTTGTAGCCTACTTATACTTGTTCCAATGGATTGCAATATATCTTCGGCAGATTTTGCTTTCCCTGCTCTTTCGTGTTGGTCATCTTTGCTTCCAGACATTGAGGTACTAAACGTATTAATCTCTCGTCTTAGCGGAGAGCTCTTTCTAGGAGAGCTTGTCAAAtttcgcttcttcaagcGAGACCGCTCATCTAACGTGATTGTCGGCTGCTCAATTCCTTTATCACCCCAACTATTGCtctcctcatcctcagaATCGAACTCGCTATTAAAGTCTTTGAGTTCAGCAGATTTGAAGTCATTTTTGTCGAAACTGTCAACTTTCTCCCTGCTCCATTGAAGCCTCGGAATTCTACCTGGGCTTCCTTGATTGCCGTGTGGGGTAAATTGATTATCGTCACTTATAAGTTTTTCGTTGGCAATAAGATCCCGATCACTCGCAGGGAGGTTGTTAAACCTCGTAGGAGTTTTATTTTTGGAGGAAGATGGCTCATCTTTCAATGGGATCTCTGTCGTCGTTGTTTTTGTGAGTACACTTCGTGAGGTTTCTCTGAAGGCTCTCGGAGTTTCTATTTGCGTATCGCTGAACTCAATGTCACTTTTACCCGAATCTGATGGGGAAAGCATTTGTGGGTTTAGTTCTGACTCCTCATCGGACATATTATTATATTGAGTATTACAGGGTACTAGTGTTTCGTAATATATGTTGCGAATTGATGAGCATTGCATCAAGAACGCGCCCAAACAATAGTAGACGCGGCTTCTGCTATGTACAAACAACTAGACTAGCCTGAAACCGACAAGTCCTGGAAAACGTCATCACAGCAAGCCTCTAAATTGGGGCCAGCAAGACTGTAAGTCTGCTCGTAATTAATGTAGCTGAACAGGCCAAAGAATCTTCTAAGGCTACCGATGCTTTCAACCTTCTTCACTCGATACAAGGTAGGCTTGTTAGATTGGCCTGCAATAGGATGTGTTACTTGAACTGCTGAACTCTTCACAGAAAGGCTTTCCGTGTGTACTGCTAGTAAATCGATCAATGTTGTTGGAGCATTTTTGGTGGAGTCGGTGATCACGCTTGGGTTGGTTTCGACAAAAAGCCATTCTTTCAACGTAAACTCGTCAAATCTtaaaagaagaagttgatcaagaagcttgcaTGCACCCAATACGAGCTGCACTTCCTCGTCTTCAAGCTGTTCCAACTCTTTTTgacttctcaaaagagctGATCTGAACACTTCCACGAGGCTCTGCGTGATAGGAGACCAATATGCCAGTAGGTGTATTTGATCGAATCTTAATGCAATAGCTCTAAGAAGCACGAAAGATTCTGTTCTAAACAGTGCAGGGCATGAGCCATTGATGACTGAAAAAATACGAGTGCAGAGCTCATCTAAAACGTTTGCAAAATGGTCAGGAGACAGCACTAATATCAAGTATGCTACCCTCTTCAACACATACAACTTATCTTCTAGCTCAGATTTCTCAT
This window encodes:
- a CDS encoding RNA-binding ATPase activator ESF2 gives rise to the protein MAKAKTTRDFLPADDSNSDAEYSDAPASKYSKKLDSEDEDDFFSDDEDEKVYQTRGKSTTKTFQSDEEDEDNEDGEKDKESDEIKPESKSKDETTAMVNEQKKRSKKLKKLTPEQLAKEQKKIKKTGVCYLSSIPPYMKPVKLRSILSKFGKLDRIFLKPEDEASYKKRVKYGGNKKRKYTEGWVEFVNKKDAKLCAQTMNGNIIGGKKSSYYHDDIMNIKYLSGFKWFDLTQQIAKENEIRQAKLSMEISQQQKLNKTFVNNVERSKREQRKRKAEGDDGQEEKFRRTFDQRDITSMRHDAKPQFKKASNSENLDSVLSKVF